The segment CGCTTAAGACCAGCAACAAGCCGATCACTCCGTAATCAATGGTGTCTTTCAGCGCGTCCATCGACACTCCTTCTCTCATCTGGGGAAGGCTCAAACCGGAAAGGTGGGAGCCGAAGTTCCAGTGCATCCATGCCAGATCCGACCGGAGCTGTCAATCCGCGCAAGCATTCGTCTCAGCCGCATCTTCAGTGGTGGTGGGATGTTCCGGGGCGAAGAGCACCGTGTGCGTGGCGGAGACACGGAGTTCGACGGCGGTCCCTTCTTGGTAGACGCTGGTGGAGCCTTCACTGCTGTGCACGATTTGTCCGGAAGGCAGGCGGATCGTGTAGAGATTTTCCGAGCCGCGGAACTGGCGGGCCACGATCCGAGGTCCGGCAGACTTGTTGGGCAGCAGATGGATGTCGTCGGGACGGATCATCACGACGACCGCGCTTCCCTCGGCACTGTTGAGCGTATCGGGAAACTCGCCTAGTTCGGTATGCACCGTGCCTTGTCGAATCTGTCCGGTGATAAAGTCGGCTTGCCCCACAAAATCAGCCACGAACCGCGTGGCGGGAACATGATAAATCAGTTCCGGGGTATCCATCTGCTCGAGCACGCCCTGATTCAAGACGGCGATACGGTCCGCCATCGCGAACGCTTCCTCATGATCATGCGTCACCAATATGGTCGTGGTTTTCATCCGCCGTAACAGGGCGTGCACTTCCTGCCTCATGCGGCCCGCCATATCGGGGTCCAGGTTGCTGAACGGTTCGTCGAGGAGAAGCAGGACGGGATTCTGCACCAATGCCCGTGAAAGCGCCACGCGCTGCTGCTGGCCTCCCGACAATTCATGCGGATAGCGCCGGTCGAAGCCTTCGAGACCGGTCAGTCGCAGCATTTCTTGGACCCGACAAGACCGTTCCGCCCGTGACAGGTGGTGGAGCCCGAAGGCGATGTTATCGGCGACGCGCAGGTGCGGGAAAAGGGCGTACTCTTGAAACACCATGCCGACGCGGCGTTCCTCCGTCGGGATCGTCTCCGAGGAGGAGGAGACCAACCGACCCGACAGAAATAATTGCCCGGACCGGACCGGTTCAAAGCCGGCGATGGCCCGGAGGACGGTCGTCTTGCCGCAGCCCGAGGGGCCGAGCAAGCAGAGGATTTCGCCTTCTCGTGCCGTGAATGAAATATCGCGAATCGCCGGTCTGCTTGGATCATAGGCACAGGATACGGAACGAAGTTCCAAGATGGAAGATGCCGGTGGAGAGAGGCGGACCCGGTCGCCGAGCCGTTCGGAATACACCGACGTGATGCGTGACGGTGCGTTCATGATCTTTACGCCGCCCTCCAATCCCGGGACAGCAACAAGACCAGCGCCGGTAAGCCGACGAGCACGATCAATAACGCGGACGGAGCGGCCAGTCGGTAATACTCTTCGCTCGCTTCCAGCCAGACACGAATCGCCAAGGTGTCAAATCCCACCGGCCGCAACAGCAACGTGGCCGGAAGCTCTTTCATGGTCTGCAAAAACATCAGCACCCACGCCACGATGACCCCGTTGCGAATGAGCGGCAGCGTCACGCGACGCCAGGTTTCCCGAACGGTGAGCCCCAGCGTGCGGGCCACCTCTTCGAGATTGGGGGTGATTTGTTGAATCGACGGTTCGAGCGATTGGAGACCGGCGGGAAGAAAATGCAGGACATAGGCCACGATCAAGACGATCACCGTACCGTACAGGAACGGCAGGGCGTTGAGGAAGAGGACCAAGACCGCGAGCGCTGCGACCGGTCCCGGCAACACATAGCCTGCATAGGCGGCTTGCAGACAACCGATATTGAGCCAGGTCGGTTTTCGACTGGCGAGGTAGGCGAGGGGCAGTCCGATGAACACGCCGGCCGTGGCGGCCAGAGTCGACAACAAGACACTGTTCCAAACGAAGCCAAAGAAGCGGGCGTCGAGGATGGCCTGGGCCTCCGCGGACAGGCTCCATGTCATCAACAGATAGGTTGGGATTCCGAAGGCCAGGCCGACCACGATGGTCAAGCAGATGGTCAGAGCGGAAGTCTGCGCCCAACTGCACTGGATTCGTTGCGGTGCTCGAAAACGCCCGGTGGTCTGGTAGAACCGGCTTTGTCGACGAAACCATCGTTCGGTCAACAAAAACAGGAGCGCCAGGAGCACCAACAGAATACTCAGGATACTCGCGGCCTGGTTGTCGGACCGTCCGGTCATTTGCTGAAACACGGCATAGGTCAGCGTTTGGTAGCGCAACAGCGACACGGCTCCGAAATCGGAAACGACGTACAGAATGACCAGGGCGAGGCCTGCGACGATGGACGGGCGTAGCAACGGAAGGGTGACGAACAACATTCTCCGAAGGGATGACGCCCCGCACGTGCGGGCCACTTCCTCGAACGACACGTTGAACGTCAGGAGCGCGCTGCGTGTGAGCAAATAGACGAAGGGGAACGTGTCGAGCGCCATCACCATGGTAACGCCCCAGAAACTTTGAGGTGAGAGAATCCTGGCTTGAGGTCCGGCGATCATCTGCCACAGCTGTTCCATCGGGCCGCCGAACCCCAGGAGATAGTTGTAGACATAGGCCAAGACATACGTCGGCATGGCCAAGGGCAGGACAAGCCCCACTTCCCACAGTCGGCGGCCGGGGAACTCAAACCGTGTGACCATCCAGGCGGTCGTTACACCGAGCATAAGTGTCAGCAGTGCCACGGCACCGGCCAAGGACACCGTATTCCACAGCAATTCCGGGATTCGAGTGGTCCAGAGACGATGCCACACCGAGAGATCCGCCGACAACGCGAGGACGGTGACGTAACCCAGGGGCAGCAGGATCAGCGACGCGCTGGCCAGGGCGGCAAGCTGGAGTGGAGAAACGGTTGGTCGACGGACGGCAATCACAGGGGGCTCACGGCGTTACCGCATCCCCACTTGCTCGATGAGCAGCAGTGTGGGTTCTCTGAGCTCGGCGAGCTTGGTCAACGGGACTAACGCCGCGCGGAAGCTCTTTCGTTCGACCAGTGCCGGGTCGGCCTTCACTTCGGGGTGGAGCGGGTACTCCTTGTCGAGATCGGCGAACATCTTCTGGCCGGCCTGCGCCACGAGAAATTCCACGAGTAATTTGGCGTTTTCCACGCGGGGGGTGTGTTTCAGGATGCCGATGCCGGCGACGTTCATGATGGAGCCCATGCCTCCTTCCTGTTGATCGGGCATCAACACCGCCAGCGGGGCGGCCGGCTGTGCGGCGAGGTGCCGGTAGACGTAATAGTGATTCACGATCCCCATGGCGACCTGCCCCTTGGCGACGGCGTCGACGATCTGCGAGCTTTTTTGGTAGACCTGCGTGCCGGCATTGTCTCGAAGGCCCTCCAGGAATTTCTTGGTGTGATCGTCGCCGAGGCTCGCCCGGATCACCGAGACGCCTGCCTGCAAATATTCGCTGCCGGCATTGGGAATGGCGATCTTGTCTTTCCACGTCGGATCCGCCAAGTCCAGCAGCGATTTGACCTGGTCGGGTTTGACCATCGTCGTGTTGTATACGATGACCCAAAACCGTCCGGAAAGACCGATCCAACTGTTGTCCGCGGCGCGAAATTGGGCGGGAATCGCGCGTTCGACTTCCCGCATGTTCAATGGACGAAAGAGTCCCGCGGCGCGGACCATTTCCAAGCTGCCGGCGTCGTTGGTAATGAAAACATCGGCCGGACTGCGGTCTCCTTCGGCTTTTATCCGGTTTACCAATTCTGTGGTGCCGGACGAGAGCAATTCAATTTGAATACCGGTCTTGGCCGTGAAGGCATCAAGGACCGGCTTGATCAGCCGCTCGGCTCGGCCGGAATAGACGGTCAATTTGTCCGCTGCTGACACGACAGTCGGTAGAGCCAACCAGCAGAGCATCAGGAGGGACACGACCGAAATACTCAGCGGCGTATGGCGAAAGACCACATTTGTAGCGCGAAAGGAGCCTCGGGAGAACATAGACATAGTTGCCCTTCTAGTTATGTACCGTGGTGGGAGAGTTGAAATTGATAAACCGTATCAAAAAGGATACCAAAAAACTCGGCAGGGGTCAATGACGACAGCGGGAGCAGAGTCCGTACAGTTCGAGGCGATGGGTTTGGATGATAAAGCCGTTCCGTGAGGCGACCTCCTCTTGGAGTCGCTCGATGTCACAGTTTTCGAACTCCACGATCTTTCCGCAGCCGGTGCAGATGAGATGATCGTGATGGCCCTTGTGCGAGACGTTGTCGTACTGGGTTTGCGTGCCGAAGTGTCGGGCCTGCGCGAGACCGGCTTCACAAAAAAGATTGAGCGTGCGGTAAATGGTTGCCAACCCCAAGTGCGGATCTTTACGGGCCAACTGGTGGTACATCTCTTCGGCCGTGATGTGTTCCTGCTTGAGAAATGCGTCGAGGATCAATTCGCGCTGACGTGTAAATTTCAGCTGGTGTTTCCCCAGGTGCTCCTTCAAGAGTCCCATTTCTTTGGCATGTTTGGACATGGTGGTCGGACAAGCCTTCCTGGCCGGGATTAAAAACGAAATTGAGCGGCTGGTCAAGAGTGTCGATGCCACTATTTGTCAGGTCGCCTTTGACGGCTGCTTTCCTGACTCTCTATAGTGGAGGCTTCATTATACATGAGGAGCCATTGAGAACGCCCGGCCAGATTACCATTGATCGTGCTCTGCTCTTGTATGTGCTGCAGCAAGCTGAACCCCATGGTCCGTTGAGCGACGTCAAGCTGCAGCAACTCTGTTTCCTCTGCGAACTCCAAGTCTTTGCCAAGGGTCTGAAGGCGTTTCATTTCGAATTCTTTCGATTCGCGTATGGAGCCTTCAGCAAGGATTTGGACAACGATTTGACCTCTCTCCGTCGAAAAGGGCGGGTCGAAAACTTCGCGGTATCGGATCAGGCAAAGGACGAAGCGATCCCCTTGCTGCTGAACGCGATCGAAGGGGTGGAAGTCAACGAGAGGGTGAAGGACATCCTAGACGCTGTCCTCTCCGTCTACGGAGCGCAGGACAGCGGTACCATCACGAACTCCGTTGAATCGGTTCGGTTGAGCACGCCGCAAGACCCCGAGCTCAAGATCCCCATCCGCGACATTGTGTTCCATACCACGCTGCTCGTGCCGCATCGGATCGAGACACAGGCGGAATTTACGCTGGCTCCGGCCGTCGTGAAACAACTCAACAGCGTGATGGGGTATGACAATCGTCCGGTCATCGATGCTCAGAGCTGGTAGAGCTCGCCGTACTTCTTTTCCACGTAGTTGAGAAAGGGCTCGGGACTGACGGTCGAGCCCGTCACGCGTTGCGCCAGATGGTCCGGCGTGAACATGCGGCCCCACCGGTGAATTTTCTGCTCCAGCCACCGGCGCAAGGCCATCAATCGACCGGCTGCAATCTCATCTTCCAACTGCGGAATTTCCAGCTTGGCCTGCTCGAAGAATTGCACGGAGTAGAGGTTGCCCAACGTATAGGTGGGGAAATAACCGAATGCGCCGAATGACCAGTGGACATCCTGCAGAACTCCTTCCGCATCGGAGGTCGGAACGATTCCCAAGTAGTCCTTCATCTTTTGATTCCAGATCACCGGCAGATCCTCGGGCTGGATCCTGTTTTCCATGAGCGCTTGCTCGATCTCGAACCGGAGCATGATATGGAGGTTGTAGGTCAGTTCGTCGGCTTCCACTCGGATCAACGACGGTTTCACGCGGTTGATCGCGGCATAGAATTGATCGACCGTCACGCCGCGCAGCTGGTGGTGAAAGGTCTGTTGTAAGATCGGGTAGAAAAACCGCCAAAACGATCGCGAGCGGCCGACACAATTTTCCCAGAGCCGTGATTGGCTTTCCTGGATGCCCAACGAGACCGAGTCGCCCAATGGGGTACCGAAATACCGTTGATCCAACCCCTGGTCATACAGGCCATGCCCGCCTTCGTGAATGCAGCTGAAGAGACAGGATTGTAATTCGTGTTCATGGACGCGGGTCGTCACACGCACATCGGTCGGGTGAAACGACGTGGTGAAGGGATGGGCTGAGAGATCCAGCCGACCGCGCTCGAAATCATACCCCATTGCGACCAAGACCATTCGGCCGAACTCGAGTTGCCGAGCCTGCTCGTACGAGTGGTGCAGAATGCCGTCGTCGATTTGAACGCGGCTTTCAGTGATACGTTTCAGCACCGGCACGAGACGTGTCTTGAGCGCGGCAAACACCGGTTGAAGATTCGCAATGGTCGAGCCCGGTTCATAGACGTCCAACAGTGCGTTGTACGGCGAATCCTGATACCCGAGATACTGAGCTTCTTCTCGCTTGAGCTGCAGCACGGTCCGGAGGTTCGGCAGAAACTTCTTGAATGTATCGTGTTCTTTCGCTTCAGCCCACACCTGTTGGGCCAGCGAACATTCGCGACTGAGCTTCACGACGAACTCCGAAGGCAGCTTCTTCGCGCGGCTGAAATCCCGCCACACCTCGCGCAACAGGGAGCGTGACGACTCGTCCCACGTCTCGCCGGGTTGATCGGCCGCCTGGCCGGTCGAGGGATCGACCCATTGAGACAGGAGCGACTGTACTTCCGGTGAAACCAGCTTTTGATGGGCGATGCCCTGAAGCACCGCGATTTGTTCCGCCCTCGCTTCTCCTCCTCCGGCCGGCATATAGGTCTCTTGATCCCACGAGAGGACTGAGGCGGCGCTATTGATCCGTTGAATTTCCAGCAGTCTGGTCGTGAGAGGTTCCAACGTGGCAAGTGTCTTCAAGCAGGCCTCCTTGTCATTCGCATTGTGCTAAGATCGGCCGTGGCGAAAGTCGCATGCCTGCAGTGTACGCAGAGGCGGAGGTTTTTTCAAACCACCGAAAGCGGTCCGATGAAACCGTTGGTTCCTGCCGAGATCGAAGCGTACGCGGAGATTCACTCCATGCCGGAGTCGTCGGTCCGTCGCGCGCTGCGCGAAGAGACCCAGCGGACCATGGAGCACTCGCAAATGTTGGTGGGTCCCCTGGAAGGGGCGTTCTTGAAGATGATGACGCAGCTCGTGGGGGCGAAGCGGGTGCTCGAAATCGGAATGTTCACCGGCTACAGTGCTCTTTGTTTCGCGGAAGCCCTACCGGAAGACGGAACGGTGGTCACGTGTGAGATCGACGAAAAGCCCGCGGTATTGGCTCGGCGCTACATCTCGCAAGGCGGATTCGGAAAGAAAATCAGCATTCGAATGGGACCGGCGCTCGACACGATAAGGACACTCCTCGGCCCGTTCGATCTCATCTTCATCGATGCCGACAAGACAAATTATCTGAACTATTACCGGTGTGCACTGGACCTGCTGTCGCCGAATGGCGTGATCTTGATCGACAACGTGTTGTGGAGCGGCGACGTCTTGAAACAGCCGCCGCCCGATGTCTCCACTGCCGCGATTCAGGAACTGAATCGTACGGTCGCAGCCGATCCGCGTGTGACGTCCGTGCTCGTTACCATCCGCGATGGGATCTTGGTGGTGAGGAAAGCCAAGTAAGGTCCTATAACTTCCGGTACCGCGACCCTCCCTACTTATGGTATCTGTACGGATACAGTTGTATCTCGTTTGATATTCCATCATGGCGACACACCCTCATCGCCGCGCTCCCTGCGTATGCAATGCAGCTGTTCCTCCGCTCGTTCATGGGTTTGTGCCATCTGTAGACACGAGATGCAATCGTGTTCGCATGGGCAACTGGGATTGCGGAAACGCAGAGGTATAAGGAGATGGGTCAGCCAGGTGTTGGCGTAACGCCGAAGACCAGGAGCGAGACAAGCCTCTTCTCTCGGCGTGAAGGAGGCGTTGATGGAGCCGGCTGCAATCTGCGATTCGCTCATGCAGACGAGCAGGTTGCATCAGCATGCCATGTGGTCTTTGCCCGTCGCAACCAAGATTGGGAGAACCATGAGGTCTCATTCTCGTCATGAACAATTCAGCGGAGGAGCCCATGAATACGATGGATAAGACGACTGATGAAAAACACATGCGGGCCGAGATGGACAAACTCATCGCGTCCCTGGACTTGCCGGAACTGAACAAAGAATTCATGCGGGCGCGGTGGTTGGAGCTGGTCATGTGGATGGATGGGAAGGCGAAGGAGTCGGTGTGGTGGTATCGCAGACTACGTTTGGCGACGATCATCGGCGGCGTCATCGTGCCGGCGCTGGTCAGCCTAAATGTCAGTGATGACACGGAGCCTGTAATCAAGCTCCTTACATTCGTGGTCAGTCTCGTAGTCGCCTTGAGCGCTGCGGTGGAGGAATTTTTTCGCTACGGCGAACGATGGCGGCACTACCGGCGGATGACCGAATTGCTCAAAAGCGAAGGCTGGCATTTCCTGCAGTTGAGCGGAAGCTACGCCGATCAAACCCATATTCAGGCCTATCCGTCCTTTGCCACTCGGGTAGAGGAACTCAGCCGTGAAGAGGTGGAGTCTTACATCACTCAAGTGTTCAAGGAAAAGAAGGGAGCAGATGGCAAGGCTCCCGCCGTGTCATGAAGCACGGTTATGCCGTCTTGAACAAGTCGAATGCTGAACGTTGCAGTCAACCGTGGATTTGATCGTGTAGTCGAAGAAGAACGGACATATGAGCTTAGAGGTATCGAACGGTGTGAGCATTGCGCGACTCGTGCGGGACGGTTTCCCCGCCCCGCACGGGAAGAGAGGATCACTTGGACGAAGCTTGCGCGACGTCCAAGACCTTGACGTCGAAGTGAAGTGTTTTCCCGGCCAGCGGATGGTTGAAGTCGAGCACGACCGTCTCATTCTTCACTTCTGAAATCCGCGGAAATACCGTACGGCCATCGGAGGTTTTCCCCTCTAATTGCGTTCCGACCTTTCGAGCATTGGACGGAACCATGTTCTTGTCCACTTCTTGAAACGCCTTCGGATCAACGGAGCCGTAGGCTTCCGCCGGAGCCACGGTGACATTCTTTTTCTCTCCTGCCGTCATGCCCTCCAGCGCCTTCTCCAGCCCAGGGATGATCTCATGGCGTCCTTGCATGACTTTTAACGGCTCTCCTCCTACATTGGTATCCACGACCGATTGATCGTCCAACTTCATGGTGTATTCCAACGTGACCTGTTTCCCGTTCGAAACCGTCATAGCTGATGCTCCTTTCTTGGCGTCTCCCGCTGAGGCACAGGCAGCGAAAAGGAAGAGAACTGCGCACCAACCGCAGAGGGACTGAAATACATATGGTCGTCTCATAGGTACCTCCTGTGAGAAGTGGTTCGTGAATAGACTGGAAAGGGTCGCGAACAGATGTGCGCAGGCAGGCGATCGTTCCAGACTAAGTTTGTTTGGATATTTTCACGCTACCACATCAACTCACGTGATGCTACCCGCAATTTCCCGAGCGTTCTATTGTGGTACAGAGTGACGCGGGCCGGCTATTGGCTATAAGCTATCAGCCACAAGCTTTCGTCCGACTATCCGCCAGCCATGGCGCCCACGATCAGCAACGGCTCCGACCCATCGGCGACCGCGTCAGGCAACGGCTGATCCACTGGTTCATGGGAGAGATCCTGCTCACATGCAAAGAACCGGATGAAGGGGCGCCGTTTGTGGGTCGTATGATCACGGATGGTTCCACGCAGCATGGGATAGCGAATCTCGAGCGCGTCGAGCACCGACTGTTGGGTTATGGGGCCAGCGATATCCAGCGTCACTTCACCATCGACGCGAGCCAGAGTCCGCAAGTGTTGGGGCAGGATGACACGTATCATAAGGCGCTTTCGGATACTTGATGGTTCGAGTTTCGACGTCGTAACTCGAGACCCGCAACTCGGGACTCTTACGCCAACAAGATGAGCTTCAAGCGGACAGTGTTTGGGCTTCGACGGAAAGCACCGCCGGTAGATCCCGCACGATCGGCTCCCAGCTGTCACCCCCGTTGGCCGAACCATAGATTTGCCCGCCAGTCGTGCCAAAATAGATGCCGCAAGGATCCAGCTGATCGACGGCCATCGCGTCACGCAAGATGTTCACATAGCAATTCTCTTGCGGGAGTCCTTTCGTCAGCGCCTCCCATTCGTGTCCGCCGACTTTGCTGCGGTACACGCGTAATTTGCCCTCGGGGGGGTAATGTTCGGAGTCGCTCTTGATCGGCACCACGTAGACCGTGTTCGGGTCGTGGGCATGGACGGCAACCGGAAATCCGAAATCGCTCGGCAAGTTTCCGCTGATCTCGTGCCAGGACTCACCGCCATCGTCGCTTCGCAACACGTCCCAGTGTTTCTGCATGAACAGCACGTTCGGACGCGACGGATGCATCGTGATGCAGTGGACACAGTGTCCGACTTCGGCATCCGGATCGGGGAGCTCATACTGGGATTTCAAGCCTTTGTTCACAGGGCGCCATGTCCGGCCTGCATCGTCGCTGCGAAACGTGCCGGCGGCTGAGATGGCCACGAAGATCCGATCCGGATTCTCCTTGTTTAGCACGATCGTGTGGAGACACATGCCGCCGGCGCCCGGTTGCCAAAGTTGGCCTTTGGCACCCCGCAGTCCTGCCAGCTCTTTCCACGTCTTGCCGCCGTCGATCGATTTGAAGATTGCCGCATCTTCGACGCCCGCGTATACCGTGTTCGGGTCGTTCAATGACGGTTCGAGGTGCCACACCCGCTTGAATTCCCACGGCCGTTGCGACCCGTCGTAATGCTGGTGTGTGGTGAGCGGCCGGCCGGTTTCGGCGGTGCTGTCGTAGAGGAACATGTTGCTCTCGCCCTTCGGCATACCGTCTTCACCCATGAGGTCCTCGGGTTTCGTCCCTGGCGGATTCCATGTCTTCCCGCCGTCATCCGATCGTTGAATCACTTGGCCAAACCAACTGCTGGTTTGCGAGGCGTACAATCGATTCGGATCCACCGGCGAGCCCTTGAGGTGGTACAGCTCCCATCCACCGAAGTGGGGACCTTGTACCGTCCACTGTTTGCGCTTGCCGTCCGATGTGAGAATGAAGGCGCCCTTCCTCGTTCCAACCAATATTCGAACGCTGCTCATCGGCATGACTCCTTTCATGTGATGGCCGACTTTCGTGGTCAACCGTCAACCGGTTCGTAAGTTAGTCGTGCAACGGGAAGGAAATCGACAAGGGCTCGAAGGGCGCGCAGGATTCAGCCCACAAGCGACAGGTACACCACGGCACCCTTGTATTAGATTCCTCGCAGCCGGCTATGTTATTGGGGTCCGATTATTGTTTTCTGGTATAGACGATCTCCAGGAACTTCGCTTCTTTTTCCTTTCCGTGGGATCCATACATCTCGAACGTATGATTGTCGGCGTCGGTGATCTTCCAGACCGCGCGGTGCGTCATCTTGCCGCCGCCCGGCTCCGGATGGGAGCCTCGCAAGGTGATGGTTTTGCCGTCCGCGCTTGCCGTGCCTTCCATGAAGAAGATGCCGGTCCCCATCGTATCCATCCAGGCCGTGACATATTTCTTGGTCAGATTATCGTAGCCATCGATGCCGATGCCGTTGAACGGCTGCCCCATCATTTGCCCGTTGTATTCCTGATAGAGGAACCGTCCGTCGAGTAACATCTTCATCTCCGCCGTGCCGGTCGATTCCGTCGGAGGTTTGCC is part of the Nitrospira sp. SG-bin1 genome and harbors:
- a CDS encoding ABC transporter is translated as MYSERLGDRVRLSPPASSILELRSVSCAYDPSRPAIRDISFTAREGEILCLLGPSGCGKTTVLRAIAGFEPVRSGQLFLSGRLVSSSSETIPTEERRVGMVFQEYALFPHLRVADNIAFGLHHLSRAERSCRVQEMLRLTGLEGFDRRYPHELSGGQQQRVALSRALVQNPVLLLLDEPFSNLDPDMAGRMRQEVHALLRRMKTTTILVTHDHEEAFAMADRIAVLNQGVLEQMDTPELIYHVPATRFVADFVGQADFITGQIRQGTVHTELGEFPDTLNSAEGSAVVVMIRPDDIHLLPNKSAGPRIVARQFRGSENLYTIRLPSGQIVHSSEGSTSVYQEGTAVELRVSATHTVLFAPEHPTTTEDAAETNACAD
- a CDS encoding iron ABC transporter permease, translated to MIAVRRPTVSPLQLAALASASLILLPLGYVTVLALSADLSVWHRLWTTRIPELLWNTVSLAGAVALLTLMLGVTTAWMVTRFEFPGRRLWEVGLVLPLAMPTYVLAYVYNYLLGFGGPMEQLWQMIAGPQARILSPQSFWGVTMVMALDTFPFVYLLTRSALLTFNVSFEEVARTCGASSLRRMLFVTLPLLRPSIVAGLALVILYVVSDFGAVSLLRYQTLTYAVFQQMTGRSDNQAASILSILLVLLALLFLLTERWFRRQSRFYQTTGRFRAPQRIQCSWAQTSALTICLTIVVGLAFGIPTYLLMTWSLSAEAQAILDARFFGFVWNSVLLSTLAATAGVFIGLPLAYLASRKPTWLNIGCLQAAYAGYVLPGPVAALAVLVLFLNALPFLYGTVIVLIVAYVLHFLPAGLQSLEPSIQQITPNLEEVARTLGLTVRETWRRVTLPLIRNGVIVAWVLMFLQTMKELPATLLLRPVGFDTLAIRVWLEASEEYYRLAAPSALLIVLVGLPALVLLLSRDWRAA
- a CDS encoding iron ABC transporter substrate-binding protein — protein: MLCWLALPTVVSAADKLTVYSGRAERLIKPVLDAFTAKTGIQIELLSSGTTELVNRIKAEGDRSPADVFITNDAGSLEMVRAAGLFRPLNMREVERAIPAQFRAADNSWIGLSGRFWVIVYNTTMVKPDQVKSLLDLADPTWKDKIAIPNAGSEYLQAGVSVIRASLGDDHTKKFLEGLRDNAGTQVYQKSSQIVDAVAKGQVAMGIVNHYYVYRHLAAQPAAPLAVLMPDQQEGGMGSIMNVAGIGILKHTPRVENAKLLVEFLVAQAGQKMFADLDKEYPLHPEVKADPALVERKSFRAALVPLTKLAELREPTLLLIEQVGMR
- a CDS encoding transcriptional repressor translates to MSKHAKEMGLLKEHLGKHQLKFTRQRELILDAFLKQEHITAEEMYHQLARKDPHLGLATIYRTLNLFCEAGLAQARHFGTQTQYDNVSHKGHHDHLICTGCGKIVEFENCDIERLQEEVASRNGFIIQTHRLELYGLCSRCRH
- a CDS encoding carboxypeptidase; this translates as MKTLATLEPLTTRLLEIQRINSAASVLSWDQETYMPAGGGEARAEQIAVLQGIAHQKLVSPEVQSLLSQWVDPSTGQAADQPGETWDESSRSLLREVWRDFSRAKKLPSEFVVKLSRECSLAQQVWAEAKEHDTFKKFLPNLRTVLQLKREEAQYLGYQDSPYNALLDVYEPGSTIANLQPVFAALKTRLVPVLKRITESRVQIDDGILHHSYEQARQLEFGRMVLVAMGYDFERGRLDLSAHPFTTSFHPTDVRVTTRVHEHELQSCLFSCIHEGGHGLYDQGLDQRYFGTPLGDSVSLGIQESQSRLWENCVGRSRSFWRFFYPILQQTFHHQLRGVTVDQFYAAINRVKPSLIRVEADELTYNLHIMLRFEIEQALMENRIQPEDLPVIWNQKMKDYLGIVPTSDAEGVLQDVHWSFGAFGYFPTYTLGNLYSVQFFEQAKLEIPQLEDEIAAGRLMALRRWLEQKIHRWGRMFTPDHLAQRVTGSTVSPEPFLNYVEKKYGELYQL
- a CDS encoding methyltransferase: MKPLVPAEIEAYAEIHSMPESSVRRALREETQRTMEHSQMLVGPLEGAFLKMMTQLVGAKRVLEIGMFTGYSALCFAEALPEDGTVVTCEIDEKPAVLARRYISQGGFGKKISIRMGPALDTIRTLLGPFDLIFIDADKTNYLNYYRCALDLLSPNGVILIDNVLWSGDVLKQPPPDVSTAAIQELNRTVAADPRVTSVLVTIRDGILVVRKAK